A window of Cryptomeria japonica chromosome 3, Sugi_1.0, whole genome shotgun sequence contains these coding sequences:
- the LOC131035601 gene encoding WAT1-related protein At5g47470 gives MGLEDMSIYASMVGIKVSYGVMAVLLENEKSKGRNLLPLTVASYALGASILCPFAFFFDKEKRSKLSFSLLPQVLLISLTGVLAHQALVLMGLSETSSAFTTAMGNMAPAIIFVMAWALGLEKVDIKHSHSQSKIVGTVMCVMGAMAMSFITGPALMEDTRPSIQHSQISPINAIFEFLQQSSAKRIRGCFYLLAAVMCFSFSMILQVNYHCYIHCNDIQTRNIIQKG, from the exons ATGGGTTTAGAGGATATGAGCATATATGCCTCAATGGTGGGCATTAAAGTTTCCTATGGGGTGATGGCTGTTCTTCTGGAGAATGAAAAATCAAAGGGCAGAAACCTTTTGCCTCTTACTGTTGCCTCTTATGCTTTGGGGGCTTCTATATTGTGCCCCTTTGCCTTCTTTTTTGACAA GGAAAAACGGTCCAAGCTGAGCTTCAGTCTGTTACCTCAGGTGCTTCTGATATCTCTCACTGG AGTTTTAGCACATCAAGCACTGGTGTTAATGGGGTTGAGTGAAACATCTTCTGCCTTTACTACTGCCATGGGAAACATGGCACCTGCAATCATTTTTGTCATGGCATGGGCTTTGGG ATTAGAGAAAGTGGACATTAAACATTCTCACAGCCAATCCAAAATTGTGGGCACAGTGATGTGTGTGATGGGAGCAATGGCTATGAGTTTCATCACTGGTCCTGCTCTAATGGAGGACACCAGGCCTTCAATACAACATTCCCAGATCAGCCCAATAAatgctatttttgaatttttacagCAGAGCTCTGCCAAAAGGATCAGAGGATGCTTTTACCTCTTGGCAGCAGTGATGTGCTTCTCATTTTCAATGATTTTACAGGTGAACTACCATTGCTACATTCACTGCAATGATATCCAGACAAGAAATATTATCCAAAAAGGTTAA